A genomic region of Solanum stenotomum isolate F172 unplaced genomic scaffold, ASM1918654v1 scaffold25311, whole genome shotgun sequence contains the following coding sequences:
- the LOC125851404 gene encoding kinesin-like protein KIN-12B → MKHSVQPRSTILKENHEAMPSPNPSSTRQKWLTPPPYRKNKSSKENAPPSDLNYSPAVPSMKMMKSPLPPRHPNSNPLKRKLSVESVGSEIGAVAAGSSDSGVKVIVRMRPPTKDEEEGETVAQKISNDSLSISGHSFTFDSIADVQSTQLDIFQLVGAPLVENCLAGFNSSVFAYGQTGSGKTYTIWGPANALLDENLTSDQQGLTPRVFQRLFERIEEEQVKHSDKQLAYQCRCSFLEIYNEQITDLLDPSQRNLQLREDVRTGVYVENLTEECVSTMKDVTKLLMKGLSNRRTGATSINAESSRSHSVFTCVVESHCKSMADGLSRLKTSRINLVDLAGSERQKLTGAAGERLKEAGNINRSLSQLGNLINILAEVSQTGKHRHIPYRDSKLTFLLQESLGGNAKLAMICAISPAQSCRSETLSTLRFAQRAKAIKNKAVVNEEMQDDVNVLREVIRQLKDELIRVKANGSQADQNGNHSSGWNARRSLNLLKFSLNRPMTLPPLDEDGDTEMEIVEEAELLGLLPGGSKEVGILRKTLSKSFLVGTSEGRNEEKHSSCKGEVGSEDADVTMEEEVPEQVVQPENKVIHGAGLRNLENCLMAEESIHQSCEEENVEDGLKKSMLKRLDSNSSQEPIEIDCLPSLAINLLNQGVKGELVEEIASEQCEGYNERTPENSYKCSEGDAACRDVSVVTNDISPILKSPTPSVSPRVNSSRKSLRTSSMLSASQKDLRESKLDEPHFSFAKPSNSICLDSQANQRSKSCFTSTEHLAASLHRGLEIISNRQSTSLRRSSFRFSCKPADIRAIIPVAKVDVGVQTIVTDDQSFEGGSIFLCSKCKERNSQKELKYANDGSHMQLVRVDESLLVPADGSQLVPADGSQLVPADGSQSCEKLKIQVPKAVEKVLAGAIRREMALEEICAKQTSEIMQLNRLIQQYKHERECNAIIGQTREDKIVRLESLMDGILPTEEFMEDELLSLTHEHKLLKEKYENHPEILSAKIELRRVQDELEQYRNFFDLGERDVLMEEIQDLRSQLHFYVDSSPKPSKKGSSPLQLAYPCESSEPSALSTIPESTEESAEQRLEKERIQWSETESKWMSLVEELRLDLEASRSMAEKHKQELNLEKKCSEELKEAMQMSMQGHARMLEQYAELEEKHMQLLIRHRKIQDGIEDVKKAAAKAGVRGAESKFINALAAEISALKVEREKERRYYRDENKGLQAQLRDTAEAVQAAGELLVRLKEAEEAITAAEKRAIEAEHEAKTAYKQIDKLKKKHEKEINNLNQLLQESRLPKERSEVIDNSETITYDAREMNHEGDQLSREEFESFYNREEEEDLSKLVEPSSWFSGYDRCNI, encoded by the exons ATGAAGCATTCAGTACAACCAAGAAGCACAATATTAAAGGAGAATCACGAAGCAATGCCGAGTCCAAACCCTAGCTCTACGAGGCAGAAATGGCTGACGCCACCGCCGTACCGGAAGAACAAGTCGTCTAAAGAGAATGCTCCTCCTTCAGATCTGAATTATTCACCGGCTGTTCCCAGtatgaagatgatgaagagtCCGTTACCTCCTAGGCATCCTAATTCTAATCCTTTGAAGCGGAAGCTCAGTGTTGAATCTGTTGGTTCGGAGATTGGCGCTGTTGCTGCTGGATCTTCCGACTCTGGAGTTAAA GTTATAGTGAGGATGAGGCCACCAACCAAGGATGAGGAAGAGGGTGAAACTGTTGCCCAAAAGATCTCTAATGATTCTTTGTCAATATCCGGACACAGTTTTACATTTGACTCTATTGCTGATGTCCAATCAACACAG CTAGATATATTTCAGCTTGTGGGAGCTCCTCTTGTTGAAAATTGCCTCGCTGGGTTTAACAGCTCAGTATTTGCTTACGGGCAG ACTGGTAGTGGAAAGACATATACAATATGGGGACCAGCAAACGCCTTGTTGGATGAAAACTTGACAAGTGATCAACAAGGCTTAACACCACGTGTTTTTCAACGACTTTTTGAACGAATTGAGGAG GAACAAGTCAAACATTCTGACAAGCAGCTTGCCTATCAATGTCGGTGCTCTTTTCTTGAG ATATACAATGAACAAATCACTGATCTATTGGATCCTAGTCAGCGAAACCTCCAG CTAAGGGAGGATGTGAGAACTGGTGTATATGTCGAAAATTTGACCGAGGAATGTGTTTCTACGATGAAGGATGTGACAAAGCTTTTGATGAAG GGCTTGTCAAACAGGAGAACTGGCGCTACTAGTATAAATGCTGAGAGTTCACGTTCTCACAGTGTATTTACTTGTGTTGTTGAATCACATTGCAAG aGTATGGCCGATGGCTTAAGCCGCCTAAAGACGAGCAGGATAAATCTTGTTGATCTTGCTGGATCAGAAAGGCAAAAGCTAACTGGAGCAGCTGGAGAGCGCCTGAAGGAAGCTGGGAACATCAATCGCTCCCTGTCACAGCTGGG GAACTTGATAAACATTCTAGCAGAAGTTTCCCAAACAGGAAAGCATCGGCACATTCCCTATAGAGATTCCAAGTTGACATTTTTGTTACAGGAATCTCTTGGTGGGAATGCAAAACTTGCAATGATATGTGCCATTTCTCCAGCCCAGAG TTGTAGGAGCGAGACTCTCAGTACCCTGAGATTTGCCCAGCGCGCAAAGGCAATCAAGAATAAGGCTGTTGTCAATGAGGAGATGCAAGATGATGTAAACGTCTTGAGGGAAGTAATACGACAGTTAAAG GATGAACTGATAAGAGTGAAGGCCAATGGATCTCAAGCAGATCAAAATGGAAATCATTCATCGGGGTGGAATGCGCGTAGAAGCTTAAACCTTTTGAAATTCAGCCTCAACCGTCCAATGACATTACCTCCTCTAGATGAAGATGGTGACACAGAAATGGAGATCGTTGAGGAAGCTGAACTATTAGGTCTCCTGCCGGGAGGAAGTAAAGAGGTTGGTATCTTGCGAAAAACTCTTTCCAAGAGTTTCTTGGTTGGTACTTCTGAAGGACGTAACGAGGAAAAGCACAGCTCTTGCAAGGGAGAGGTAGGTTCTGAGGATGCAGACGTCACCATGGAGGAAGAGGTACCTGAACAAGTTGTCCAACCTGAAAACAAAGTTATTCATGGTGCTGGGCTGCGGAACTTGGAAAATTGTTTGATGGCTGAAGAATCAATTCACCAAAGTTGCGAAGAAGAAAATGTTGAGGATGGTTTGAAGAAATCCATGTTGAAGAGGCTTGATAGTAATTCTTCTCAAGAGCCCATTGAAATTGATTGTTTGCCATCACTGGCCATTAATTTGCTCAATCAAGGAGTAAAAGGGGAACTGGTAGAAGAAATAGCTTCAGAGCAATGTGAAGGCTACAATGAAAGAACTCCTGAAAACTCTTATAAATGTTCAGAGGGTGATGCAGCCTGTAGAGACGTTAGTGTAGTTACAAATGATATTTCTCCTATTTTGAAATCTCCCACTCCAAGTGTTTCACCAAGAGTTAATAGCAGTAGAAAAAGTCTAAGGACATCATCAATGCTGAGTGCTTCTCAGAAGGATCTTAGAGAGAGTAAGCTGGATGAACCACATTTTTCCTTCGCAAAGCCTTCGAACAGTATTTGTTTGGACTCTCAAGCTAATCAGAGAAGTAAAAGTTGTTTTACATCGACTGAACATTTAGCTGCTAGTCTACATAGGGGACTTGAAATTATAAGTAATCGCCAGAGTACATCTTTGAGGCGGTCCTCGTTCAGATTTTCTTGCAAACCTGCTGATATTAGAGCAATTATTCCAGTTGCTAAAGTAGATGTTGGGGTCCAAACTATTGTTACAGATGATCAGTCATTTGAAGGAGGGTCAATTTTCTTGTGTAGTAAATGTAAGGAAAGGAATTCCCAGAAAGAGCTTAAATATGCCAATGATGGCTCACACATGCAATTGGTTCGTGTCGATGAATCACTGTTGGTACCTGCTGATGGATCACAGTTGGTACCTGCTGATGGATCACAGTTGGTACCTGCTGATGGATCACAGTCCTGCGAAAAGTTAAAGATTCAAGTACCCAAA GCTGTAGAAAAAGTATTGGCAGGAGCAATACGGAGGGAGATGGCACTTGAAGAAATATGTGCCAAGCAAACTTCTGAGATCATGCAACTCAACCGCTTG ATTCAACAGTACAAACATGAGCGAGAATGCAATGCCATTATTGGCCAAACACGCGAGGATAAGATTGTTCGTCTTGAGAGCTTAATGGATGGAATTTTACCAACAGAGGAGTTCATGGAGGATGAATTGTTATCACTCACTCATGAGCATAAG CTTCTGAAGGAGAAATATGAGAATCATCCAGAAATCTTAAGTGCgaaaattgaattaagaagagtTCAAGATGAGCTGGAACAGTATCGAAACTTCTTTGACTTGGGTGAGAGGGATGTTTTAATGGAGGAGATTCAGGATTTGAGAAGCCAGCTCCACTTCTATGTAGATTCTTCACCGAAGCCATCCAAGAAAGGAAGTTCTCCTCTGCAACTAGCTTATCCATGTGAGTCAAGTGAGCCTTCGGCTTTATCCACTATTCCAGAGTCAACTGAGGAGAGTGCTGAACAGAGACTTGAAAAGGAGAGGATTCAATGGTCCGAAACAGAGAGTAAATGGATGTCTCTTGTAGAAGAATTGAGGTTAGACTTGGAAGCTAGCCGCAGCATGGCTGAAAAGCATAAACAAGAACTGAATTTGGAGAAGAAGTGCTCGGAAGAGCTGAAAGAAGCAATGCAGATGTCAATGCAGGGACATGCACGCATGCTTGAACAGTATGCTGAACTTGAAGAGAAGCATATGCAATTGCTTATAAGGCATAGGAAGATCCAAGATGGTATAGAGGATGTCAAGAAAGCAGCTGCAAAGGCAGGAGTGAGGGGTGCtgaatctaaatttatcaaTGCTCTTGCTGCTGAAATTTCAGCTCTAAAAGTGGAAAGGGAAAAAGAGAGGCGCTATTATAGGGATGAAAATAAGGGGCTTCAGGCCCAACTGAGAGATACTGCTGAAGCTGTACAAGCAGCTGGTGAATTGCTTGTGCGGCTTAAAGAGGCCGAAGAAGCTATCACAGCTGCTGAG AAACGAGCTATTGAGGCAGAGCACGAAGCTAAGACAGCTTACAAACAGATTGATAAACTGAAGAAAAAACATGAAAAGGAGATCAACAATTTGAATCAGTTACTCCAAGAATCCCGTCTGCCTAAAGAAAGATCAGAAGTCATTGATAATTCCGAGACAATAACATATGATGCAAGGGAGATGAATCATGAAGGTGATCAGCTGAGCAGAGAAGAATTTGAGTCATTTTACAATagagaagaggaggaggacTTGTCAAAATTAGTAGAGCCCTCTTCTTGGTTCTCTGGATATGATAGGTGCAACATATAG